A genomic region of Cannabis sativa cultivar Pink pepper isolate KNU-18-1 chromosome 1, ASM2916894v1, whole genome shotgun sequence contains the following coding sequences:
- the LOC115707782 gene encoding derlin-2.2 has protein sequence MAQAVEEWYKQMPIITRSYLTAAIVTTIGCSLDIISPYNLYLNPKLVVKQYQFWRLVTNFLYFRKMDLDFMFHMFFLARYCKLLEENSFRGRTADFFYMLLFGASVLTGIVLIGGMIPYLSESFAKIIFLSNSLTFMMVYVWSKQNPFIHMSFLGLFTFTAAYLPWVLLGFSVLVGASAWVDMLGMIAGHAYYFLVDVYPQMTGRYPLKTPSFIKALFADDAVVVARPENVRFAAPAAEDLHHD, from the exons ATGGCTCAAGCAGTGGAGGAATGGTACAAGCAGATGCCTATCATCACTCGCTCATATCTTACTGCGGCCATCGTTACAACCATTGGTTGCTCCCTCGAT ATAATCTCTCCTTACAATTTGTATCTGAATCCTAAACTAGTTGTCAAGCAGTATCAATTCTGGCGCCTCGTCACGAATTTCTTGTACTTTCGCAAAATGG ACTTGGATTTTATGTTCCACATGTTCTTTCTTGCTCGATACTGCAAGCTTCTTGAAGAGAACTCCTTCAGGGGAAGAACTGCTGATTTCTTTTACATGCTTTTGTTCGGTGCCTCTGTCTTAACTGGAATTGTTCTTATTGGGGGAATGATACCGTATCTATCAGAGTCCTTCGCAAAAATTATATTCCTTAGCAACTCACTTACCTTTATGATG GTTTATGTATGGAGCAAGCAAAATCCTTTTATTCATATGAGTTTCTTGGGCCTCTTTACTTTCACAGCAGCTTACTTACCATGG GTTCTTCTCGGATTTTCTGTTCTTGTTGGAGCCAGTGCTTGGGTTGACATGTTG GGAATGATTGCTGGTCATGCTTACTACTTTCTTGTAGATGTTTACCCGCAAATGACTGGTCGTTACCCACTAAAGACGCCATCCTTTATCAAAGCACTATTCGCAGATGATGCAGTGGTTGTTGCTCGGCCGGAAAATGTTAGATTTGCAGCACCTGCTGCTGAGGACCTTCACCATGACTAA